The Styela clava chromosome 2, kaStyClav1.hap1.2, whole genome shotgun sequence genome contains a region encoding:
- the LOC120335535 gene encoding prolyl-tRNA synthetase associated domain-containing protein 1-like — MTEGRDKLEEILKSLSITTTVFEHPEVFTVEAMMPHLQDCKGLIVKNLFLKGKKKKDLWLITVGHDKEINLTQLGKDLSVPGGFRFADEAILEEKLGVKQGCVTPLALMNDKNHDVKLVLDKDIQHLSESELIYSHPIVNSATMGMSYPDFSKFLEHTGHKPNFIELSKAGAK, encoded by the exons ATGACTGAGGGCAGAGATAAACTCGAAGAAATACTGAAGTCATTGTCAATCACAACAACTGTATTTGAACACCCTGAG GTCTTCACAGTTGAAGCTATGATGCCACATCTTCAAGATTGCAAGGGGCTGATTGTGAAAAATTTATTCCTGAAGGGGAAGAAAAAGAAAGATCTTTGGCTGATAACTGTTGGTCATGACAAGGAAATTAATCTGACCCAACTGGGGAAAGACCTTTCAGTTCCTGGTGGGTTCAGGTTTGCAGATGAGGCCATTCTGGAGGAAAAACTTGGCGTAAAACAAGGTTGTGTCACACCTTTAGCCTTGATGAATGACAAAAACCATGATGTTAAACTTGTGCTTGATAAGGATATTCAACATCTCTCAGAAAGTGAACTTATATATTCACATCCCATAGTCAATTCCGCTACCATGGGTATGTCATACCCAGATTTTTCCAAGTTCCTTGAACACACTGGTCACAAGCCAAATTTTATTGAACTCTCAAAAGCAGGGGCTAAATAA
- the LOC120335566 gene encoding 14-3-3 protein epsilon-like yields the protein MSEREELVFGAKLAEKAERYDEMVEYMDKVSKLGEELSVEERNLLSVAYKNVIGARRASWRILSSIEARDDDKKNEVLLKAYKGQVEDELKQLCTNIITLLVEHLISKVDAENAEAKVFYYKMKGDYNRYLAEFQVGKDRKDAAEAGLIAYKEANEAGSCLSATHPVKLGLALNFSVFYYEILNSPERACTLAKTAFDEAIKELDTLSEESYKDSTLILQLLRDNLTLWTSETQEDNDE from the coding sequence ATGTCTGAGAGAGAAGAGCTAGTTTTTGGTGCAAAGTTGGCGGAGAAAGCCGAACGATATGATGAAATGGTGGAGTACATGGACAAGGTGTCCAAATTGGGAGAAGAGTTGAGTGTAGAAGAACGCAACTTGCTCTCAGTTGCATACAAAAATGTAATAGGTGCAAGGCGTGCTTCGTGGAGAATACTGAGTAGCATAGAAGCCAGGGACGATGATAAGAAGAATGAAGTATTACTGAAAGCATACAAGGGTCAAGTCGAAGACGAGCTGAAGCAACTTTGTACAAATATAATCACTCTACTTGTTGAGCATCTCATCAGCAAAGTTGATGCAGAAAATGCAGAAGCAAAAGTATTTTACTACAAAATGAAAGGTGATTATAATCGTTACCTCGCTGAATTCCAGGTTGGCAAAGACCGGAAAGATGCTGCGGAAGCAGGTTTAATTGCTTATAAGGAAGCAAACGAAGCTGGTAGCTGCCTTTCGGCAACTCATCCAGTCAAATTAGGACTTGCTCTCAACTTCTCTGTGTTTTACTACGAAATCCTCAATTCTCCTGAGAGGGCTTGCACGTTAGCTAAAACTGCGTTCGATGAGGCTATTAAAGAATTAGATACATTGAGTGAGGAGTCATATAAGGATTCAACTCTAATATTGCAGTTGCTTCGTGATAACCTAACATTGTGGACATCAGAGACGCAGGAAGACAATGATGAGTGA